One region of Carya illinoinensis cultivar Pawnee chromosome 8, C.illinoinensisPawnee_v1, whole genome shotgun sequence genomic DNA includes:
- the LOC122318489 gene encoding uncharacterized protein LOC122318489 isoform X1, with protein MIHKFPMAELSGTHTQILHSQSQSPSSSASGNEDGDVKELVGYREFQETMPLEDTVVLDSPLADTPLENLGFDTEPEGDVDCVVENLSAAAVSGYREEVVLDSEDEVVHGSKGANGVVDGKAGRRFTGNVLDFEKGQLGSPQKQLDDVVADSDDSAYEKRNEVSSIDFRSSGRVGSPSHSPDCNQNLRLNYVGSQEPGESSQANALDIVDHFLSLNNVDSSPGVNHRAVIRAKSSSVSSAKGRQSLAKRLPLKTPIVKAGTFEWTDSDQHNGSEFFHNRKESSFDFGGYRHQEDRNLHREGGSSLVHKHEENNEVSDLHKEMVSTYSNSRSALCSSREVSREVQVIGNITIKEVDDQFDPRLTGQQLEAGDVGGDTSNMFDIGFSTQVAAEAMEALACGPPAGFNYGDAFQGPENTLDHSPRGLIRNETHLGCSSFPQSAWSDRADIGKHSKQRKRSAKRLNRGSFDKFQIQSENKELDPKLAITTKVKVGKSSVERQLSCGNSTEANESLGRRSGKSSKQRNAKRSSGGTKLRELEVDRGTSFLGEPILFGKGQPQGKCMKLSHVAHRTRQQMSEDTLVRTKGQLDNAGETIRGGKIIQYRRKRSRLAAHPVEVLRNKDESDNPGESIKDGSVIQYKRKRRCLAADPVKALWTRDKSDNPGERTNNGSIIQYRRKKSRLDADPVEVLRTKDQSDNPGERRYDSSIVQYRIKSHLAADPVDVLSVREKCSKLDYNLCRDAGHCKLNQRDQSVQEVTGIASYLRSNLWRHPRGKRTSRNVRSHSNRLNSIYTPLLTIYGKESNIHSCKSQKRPEDNDKVKGKAGSSIYTYPHWRSSENDSDRSLSGKKFDKLGSIGAMSNCESAVIDATMFPAGFCRARTLMQPGNLNGKDSMSFADDGEKTHKLEVLSNKSIETSGSESTVTFSSIKGISEAAANCMFYDYHRKPCNKNLPKSSLLKEIMIIGVRESRPDLAWKDLRKRRDMAHVQVLFSQHLDNNIIKQQKKVDLGSFSISTFFLFTSTPNVVWSICFMLNTCCYSFPQQILARLGMSVASCSRDATHFIADKFARTRNMLEAIALGKPVVTHLWLENCGQASCLIDEKNFILRDYKKEKEIGFSMPVSLARASQHPLLKGQRVLITPSIKPDREMITGLVKAVHGQLVERSQISAGNDDLDDLLILACEEDHAICRPFLMRGAAIYCSELVLNGIVVQKLEYERHKLFTNQVKRKQSAT; from the exons ATGATTCACAAGTTCCCAATGGCTGAACTCAGTGGCACTCACACTCAGATTCTTCACTCTCAGTCTCAGTCCCCTTCATCATCAGCATCTG GAAATGAAGATGGTGATGTTAAAGAACTAGTTGGCTACCGGGAATTCCAGGAAACCATGCCTTTGGAAGATACGGTTGTACTTGATAGTCCCTTGGCCGACACCCCGTTGGAGAATCTGGGCTTTGACACAGAGCCTGAAGGTGATGTGGATTGCGTTGTAGAGAACCTGAGTGCTGCTGCAGTAAGTGGGTATAGGGAAGAAGTGGTGCTTGACAGTGAGGATGAAGTAGTACATGGAAGTAAAGGGGCTAATGGCGTAGTGGATGGTAAAGCTGGTAGAAGATTCACGGGGAATGTGCTGGACTTTGAGAAGGGGCAGCTTGGTTCACCTCAGAAGCAATTGGACGACGTGGTGGCAGATTCTGATGACTCTGCTTATGAAAAGA GGAATGAAGTATCTTCTATCGATTTCAGGAGCAGTGGTAGGGTGGGAAGTCCATCTCATTCACCCGATTGTAATCAGAACTTAAGGTTAAACTATGTTGGGTCTCAAGAACCTGGGGAGTCATCTCAAGCAAATGCGCTTGATATTGTGGATCACTTTTTGTCATTGAACAATGTTGACTCCTCTCCAGGAGTTAACCATCGAGCTGTTATTAGGGCAAAATCATCTTCTGTCTCTAGTGCAAAGGGACGTCAAAGTTTGGCTAAGAGACTTCCACTTAAGACCCCAATTGTAAAAGCAGGAACCTTTGAATGGACTGATAGTGACCAGCATAATGGGAGTGAGTTTTTTCATAATAGGAAGGAGTCgtcttttgattttggtggCTACAGGCATCAGGAGGATAGGAATCTTCACAGGGAGGGAGGTAGCAGCTTAGTTCACAAGCATGAAGAGAACAATGAGGTTTCTGATCTCCATAAGGAAATGGTCTCGACTTATAGCAATTCCAGATCTGCATTGTGTAGCTCGAGAGAGGTTAGCAGGGAAGTACAAGTGATTGGAAATATCACCATTAAGGAAGTTGATGATCAGTTCGATCCAAGGTTGACAGGACAGCAATTGGAAGCTGGTGATGTAGGAGGAGATACGTCCAACATGTTTGATATTGGTTTTAGCACTCAAGTGGCTGCTGAAGCTATGGAAGCTCTAGCATGTGGCCCCCCTGCTGGTTTCAACTATGGTGATGCTTTTCAAGGTCCAGAAAACACCCTTGATCATTCTCCCAGGGGTTTAATTAGGAATGAAACCCATTTAGGATGTTCTTCCTTTCCACAGAGTGCTTGGTCTGATAGAGCAGACATAGGAAAACATTCAAAGCAAAGAAAGCGTTCTGCTAAAAGGCTTAACAGAGGAAGCTTTGATAAATTTCAGATTCAGTCTGAAAATAAGGAGTTAGATCCCAAGTTGGCAATAACAACAAAAGTGAAGGTAGGCAAGTCCTCTGTTGAGAGACAGCTGAGTTGTGGAAATTCCACTGAGGCAAATGAGAGTTTAGGGAGAAGATCTGGTAAGTCTAGCAAACAAAGGAATGCAAAGAGATCTTCAGGTGGAACTAAACTTAGAGAGTTGGAGGTTGATAGGGGTACATCTTTCTTGGGTGAACCTATCTTATTTGGCAAAGGACAGCCTCAAGGGAAGTGCATGAAGTTATCTCATGTTGCTCACCGAACCAGGCAGCAGATGTCAGAGGATACATTGGTAAGGACCAAGGGTCAATTAGATAATGCAGGAGAAACAATACGTGGTGGCAAAATAATTCAGTACAGAAGAAAGAGGAGCCGTTTAGCTGCTCATCCAGTTGAAGTTTTGAGGAACAAGGATGAATCAGATAATCCAGGAGAAAGTATAAAGGATGGTAGCGTAATTCAATACAAAAGAAAGAGGAGATGTTTAGCTGCTGATCCAGTTAAGGCTTTGTGGACCAGGGATAAATCAGATAATCCAGGAGAAAGAACAAATAATGGCAGTATAATTCAAtacagaagaaagaaaagccgTTTAGATGCTGATCCAGTTGAAGTGTTAAGGACCAAGGATCAATCAGATAATCCAGGAGAAAGGAGATATGATAGCAGTATAGTTCAATACAGAATAAAGAGCCATTTAGCTGCTGATCCAGTTGATGTTTTGAGTGTCAGAGAAAAATGTTCCAAATTGGATTATAATTTATGTAGGGACGCTGGACACTGCAAATTGAATCAACGAGATCAATCTGTTCAAGAGGTCACTGGCATTGCCAGTTATTTAAGATCAAATCTGTGGAGACATCCTAGAGGTAAAAGGACAAGTCGTAATGTACGAAGCCATTCAAATCGACTGAATAGCATATATACCCCATTGTTAACAATTTATGGAAAAGAAAGCAATATTCATTCTTGCAAAAGTCAGAAAAGGCCAGAAGACAATGACAAAGTGAAGGGGAAGGCAGGGTCCTCAATATATACTTATCCACATTGGCGTTCTTCAGAAAATGATTCTGACAGAAGCTTGTCAGGGAAGAAATTTGATAAGCTCGGCTCAATAGGTGCCATGTCTAACTGTGAATCAGCTGTAATCGATGCAACAATGTTTCCCGCAGGTTTCTGTAGAGCCAGGACCTTGATGCAACCTGGAAATCTAAATGGAAAAGATTCTATGTCATTTGCCGATGATGGAGAAAAGACCCATAAATTGGAAGTATTGTCAAACAAGAGTATTGAAACATCTGGTTCTGAAAGTACGGTGACATTTAGCTCCATCAAGGGCATAAGTGAGGCTGCAGCAAATTGTATGTTTTATGATTATCATAGAAAGCCATGCAACAAAAACCTACCAAAATCATCCTTGTTGAAAGAGATTATGATAATAGGCGTCCGGGAGTCAAGACCCGACCTTGCATGGAAAGACTTGAGAAAACGAAGAGATATGGCACATGTTCAAGTCTTGTTTAGCCAGCATTTGGACAACAATATCATCAAGCAGCAGAAAAAGGTAGATCTTGGAAGCTTTTCCATTAGCACCTTTTTCCTATTCACTAGTACACCAAATGTGGTATGGTCAATTTGTTTCATGTTAAATACTTGCTGCTATTCATTCCCCCAACAGATTCTTGCACGACTGGGCATGTCTGTTGCATCATGTAGCAGGGATGCCACACATTTTATAGCTGACAAATTTGCACGTACAAGGAATATGTTGGAAGCTATTGCTCTAGGAAAACCCGTGGTGACACATTTATGGCTAGAGAATTGCGGACAAGCAAGCTGTCTCattgatgaaaaaaatttcatactGAGAgattataaaaaggaaaaggaaattgGCTTTAGCATGCCTGTTTCATTGGCTCGTGCAAGCCAACATCCACTTCTAAAG GGTCAAAGAGTCCTTATCACCCCCAGTATTAAACCTGATAGAGAAATGATTACTGGTTTGGTCAAGGCAGTTCATGGCCAG CTAGTGGAGAGAAGTCAGATATCTGCGGGAAACGATGACTTAGATGACCTTTTGATTCTTGCCTGTGAAGAAGATCATGCAATCTGTAGGCCCTTCCTTATGAGAG GTGCAGCCATTTACTGTTCAGAGCTTGTACTGAACGGGATAGTCGTTCAGAAGCTGGAATATGAAAG ACACAAGCTCTTCACAAATCAAGTGAAGAGGAAACAATCTGCTACTTGA
- the LOC122318489 gene encoding uncharacterized protein LOC122318489 isoform X4, producing the protein MIHKFPMAELSGTHTQILHSQSQSPSSSASGNEDGDVKELVGYREFQETMPLEDTVVLDSPLADTPLENLGFDTEPEGDVDCVVENLSAAAVSGYREEVVLDSEDEVVHGSKGANGVVDGKAGRRFTGNVLDFEKGQLGSPQKQLDDVVADSDDSAYEKRNEVSSIDFRSSGRVGSPSHSPDCNQNLRLNYVGSQEPGESSQANALDIVDHFLSLNNVDSSPGVNHRAVIRAKSSSVSSAKGRQSLAKRLPLKTPIVKAGTFEWTDSDQHNGSEFFHNRKESSFDFGGYRHQEDRNLHREGGSSLVHKHEENNEVSDLHKEMVSTYSNSRSALCSSREVSREVQVIGNITIKEVDDQFDPRLTGQQLEAGDVGGDTSNMFDIGFSTQVAAEAMEALACGPPAGFNYGDAFQGPENTLDHSPRGLIRNETHLGCSSFPQSAWSDRADIGKHSKQRKRSAKRLNRGSFDKFQIQSENKELDPKLAITTKVKVGKSSVERQLSCGNSTEANESLGRRSGKSSKQRNAKRSSGGTKLRELEVDRGTSFLGEPILFGKGQPQGKCMKLSHVAHRTRQQMSEDTLVRTKGQLDNAGETIRGGKIIQYRRKRSRLAAHPVEVLRNKDESDNPGESIKDGSVIQYKRKRRCLAADPVKALWTRDKSDNPGERTNNGSIIQYRRKKSRLDADPVEVLRTKDQSDNPGERRYDSSIVQYRIKSHLAADPVDVLSVREKCSKLDYNLCRDAGHCKLNQRDQSVQEVTGIASYLRSNLWRHPRGKRTSRNVRSHSNRLNSIYTPLLTIYGKESNIHSCKSQKRPEDNDKVKGKAGSSIYTYPHWRSSENDSDRSLSGKKFDKLGSIGAMSNCESAVIDATMFPAGFCRARTLMQPGNLNGKDSMSFADDGEKTHKLEVLSNKSIETSGSESTVTFSSIKGISEAAANCMFYDYHRKPCNKNLPKSSLLKEIMIIGVRESRPDLAWKDLRKRRDMAHVQVLFSQHLDNNIIKQQKKVDLGSFSISTFFLFTSTPNVVWSICFMLNTCCYSFPQQILARLGMSVASCSRDATHFIADKFARTRNMLEAIALGKPVVTHLWLENCGQASCLIDEKNFILRDYKKEKEIGFSMPVSLARASQHPLLKGQRVLITPSIKPDREMITGLVKAVHGQLVERSQISAGNDDLDDLLILACEEDHAICRPFLMRAIYCSELVLNGIVVQKLEYER; encoded by the exons ATGATTCACAAGTTCCCAATGGCTGAACTCAGTGGCACTCACACTCAGATTCTTCACTCTCAGTCTCAGTCCCCTTCATCATCAGCATCTG GAAATGAAGATGGTGATGTTAAAGAACTAGTTGGCTACCGGGAATTCCAGGAAACCATGCCTTTGGAAGATACGGTTGTACTTGATAGTCCCTTGGCCGACACCCCGTTGGAGAATCTGGGCTTTGACACAGAGCCTGAAGGTGATGTGGATTGCGTTGTAGAGAACCTGAGTGCTGCTGCAGTAAGTGGGTATAGGGAAGAAGTGGTGCTTGACAGTGAGGATGAAGTAGTACATGGAAGTAAAGGGGCTAATGGCGTAGTGGATGGTAAAGCTGGTAGAAGATTCACGGGGAATGTGCTGGACTTTGAGAAGGGGCAGCTTGGTTCACCTCAGAAGCAATTGGACGACGTGGTGGCAGATTCTGATGACTCTGCTTATGAAAAGA GGAATGAAGTATCTTCTATCGATTTCAGGAGCAGTGGTAGGGTGGGAAGTCCATCTCATTCACCCGATTGTAATCAGAACTTAAGGTTAAACTATGTTGGGTCTCAAGAACCTGGGGAGTCATCTCAAGCAAATGCGCTTGATATTGTGGATCACTTTTTGTCATTGAACAATGTTGACTCCTCTCCAGGAGTTAACCATCGAGCTGTTATTAGGGCAAAATCATCTTCTGTCTCTAGTGCAAAGGGACGTCAAAGTTTGGCTAAGAGACTTCCACTTAAGACCCCAATTGTAAAAGCAGGAACCTTTGAATGGACTGATAGTGACCAGCATAATGGGAGTGAGTTTTTTCATAATAGGAAGGAGTCgtcttttgattttggtggCTACAGGCATCAGGAGGATAGGAATCTTCACAGGGAGGGAGGTAGCAGCTTAGTTCACAAGCATGAAGAGAACAATGAGGTTTCTGATCTCCATAAGGAAATGGTCTCGACTTATAGCAATTCCAGATCTGCATTGTGTAGCTCGAGAGAGGTTAGCAGGGAAGTACAAGTGATTGGAAATATCACCATTAAGGAAGTTGATGATCAGTTCGATCCAAGGTTGACAGGACAGCAATTGGAAGCTGGTGATGTAGGAGGAGATACGTCCAACATGTTTGATATTGGTTTTAGCACTCAAGTGGCTGCTGAAGCTATGGAAGCTCTAGCATGTGGCCCCCCTGCTGGTTTCAACTATGGTGATGCTTTTCAAGGTCCAGAAAACACCCTTGATCATTCTCCCAGGGGTTTAATTAGGAATGAAACCCATTTAGGATGTTCTTCCTTTCCACAGAGTGCTTGGTCTGATAGAGCAGACATAGGAAAACATTCAAAGCAAAGAAAGCGTTCTGCTAAAAGGCTTAACAGAGGAAGCTTTGATAAATTTCAGATTCAGTCTGAAAATAAGGAGTTAGATCCCAAGTTGGCAATAACAACAAAAGTGAAGGTAGGCAAGTCCTCTGTTGAGAGACAGCTGAGTTGTGGAAATTCCACTGAGGCAAATGAGAGTTTAGGGAGAAGATCTGGTAAGTCTAGCAAACAAAGGAATGCAAAGAGATCTTCAGGTGGAACTAAACTTAGAGAGTTGGAGGTTGATAGGGGTACATCTTTCTTGGGTGAACCTATCTTATTTGGCAAAGGACAGCCTCAAGGGAAGTGCATGAAGTTATCTCATGTTGCTCACCGAACCAGGCAGCAGATGTCAGAGGATACATTGGTAAGGACCAAGGGTCAATTAGATAATGCAGGAGAAACAATACGTGGTGGCAAAATAATTCAGTACAGAAGAAAGAGGAGCCGTTTAGCTGCTCATCCAGTTGAAGTTTTGAGGAACAAGGATGAATCAGATAATCCAGGAGAAAGTATAAAGGATGGTAGCGTAATTCAATACAAAAGAAAGAGGAGATGTTTAGCTGCTGATCCAGTTAAGGCTTTGTGGACCAGGGATAAATCAGATAATCCAGGAGAAAGAACAAATAATGGCAGTATAATTCAAtacagaagaaagaaaagccgTTTAGATGCTGATCCAGTTGAAGTGTTAAGGACCAAGGATCAATCAGATAATCCAGGAGAAAGGAGATATGATAGCAGTATAGTTCAATACAGAATAAAGAGCCATTTAGCTGCTGATCCAGTTGATGTTTTGAGTGTCAGAGAAAAATGTTCCAAATTGGATTATAATTTATGTAGGGACGCTGGACACTGCAAATTGAATCAACGAGATCAATCTGTTCAAGAGGTCACTGGCATTGCCAGTTATTTAAGATCAAATCTGTGGAGACATCCTAGAGGTAAAAGGACAAGTCGTAATGTACGAAGCCATTCAAATCGACTGAATAGCATATATACCCCATTGTTAACAATTTATGGAAAAGAAAGCAATATTCATTCTTGCAAAAGTCAGAAAAGGCCAGAAGACAATGACAAAGTGAAGGGGAAGGCAGGGTCCTCAATATATACTTATCCACATTGGCGTTCTTCAGAAAATGATTCTGACAGAAGCTTGTCAGGGAAGAAATTTGATAAGCTCGGCTCAATAGGTGCCATGTCTAACTGTGAATCAGCTGTAATCGATGCAACAATGTTTCCCGCAGGTTTCTGTAGAGCCAGGACCTTGATGCAACCTGGAAATCTAAATGGAAAAGATTCTATGTCATTTGCCGATGATGGAGAAAAGACCCATAAATTGGAAGTATTGTCAAACAAGAGTATTGAAACATCTGGTTCTGAAAGTACGGTGACATTTAGCTCCATCAAGGGCATAAGTGAGGCTGCAGCAAATTGTATGTTTTATGATTATCATAGAAAGCCATGCAACAAAAACCTACCAAAATCATCCTTGTTGAAAGAGATTATGATAATAGGCGTCCGGGAGTCAAGACCCGACCTTGCATGGAAAGACTTGAGAAAACGAAGAGATATGGCACATGTTCAAGTCTTGTTTAGCCAGCATTTGGACAACAATATCATCAAGCAGCAGAAAAAGGTAGATCTTGGAAGCTTTTCCATTAGCACCTTTTTCCTATTCACTAGTACACCAAATGTGGTATGGTCAATTTGTTTCATGTTAAATACTTGCTGCTATTCATTCCCCCAACAGATTCTTGCACGACTGGGCATGTCTGTTGCATCATGTAGCAGGGATGCCACACATTTTATAGCTGACAAATTTGCACGTACAAGGAATATGTTGGAAGCTATTGCTCTAGGAAAACCCGTGGTGACACATTTATGGCTAGAGAATTGCGGACAAGCAAGCTGTCTCattgatgaaaaaaatttcatactGAGAgattataaaaaggaaaaggaaattgGCTTTAGCATGCCTGTTTCATTGGCTCGTGCAAGCCAACATCCACTTCTAAAG GGTCAAAGAGTCCTTATCACCCCCAGTATTAAACCTGATAGAGAAATGATTACTGGTTTGGTCAAGGCAGTTCATGGCCAG CTAGTGGAGAGAAGTCAGATATCTGCGGGAAACGATGACTTAGATGACCTTTTGATTCTTGCCTGTGAAGAAGATCATGCAATCTGTAGGCCCTTCCTTATGAGAG CCATTTACTGTTCAGAGCTTGTACTGAACGGGATAGTCGTTCAGAAGCTGGAATATGAAAG GTGA
- the LOC122318489 gene encoding uncharacterized protein LOC122318489 isoform X2 — protein sequence MIHKFPMAELSGTHTQILHSQSQSPSSSASGNEDGDVKELVGYREFQETMPLEDTVVLDSPLADTPLENLGFDTEPEGDVDCVVENLSAAAVSGYREEVVLDSEDEVVHGSKGANGVVDGKAGRRFTGNVLDFEKGQLGSPQKQLDDVVADSDDSAYEKRNEVSSIDFRSSGRVGSPSHSPDCNQNLRLNYVGSQEPGESSQANALDIVDHFLSLNNVDSSPGVNHRAVIRAKSSSVSSAKGRQSLAKRLPLKTPIVKAGTFEWTDSDQHNGSEFFHNRKESSFDFGGYRHQEDRNLHREGGSSLVHKHEENNEVSDLHKEMVSTYSNSRSALCSSREVSREVQVIGNITIKEVDDQFDPRLTGQQLEAGDVGGDTSNMFDIGFSTQVAAEAMEALACGPPAGFNYGDAFQGPENTLDHSPRGLIRNETHLGCSSFPQSAWSDRADIGKHSKQRKRSAKRLNRGSFDKFQIQSENKELDPKLAITTKVKVGKSSVERQLSCGNSTEANESLGRRSGKSSKQRNAKRSSGGTKLRELEVDRGTSFLGEPILFGKGQPQGKCMKLSHVAHRTRQQMSEDTLVRTKGQLDNAGETIRGGKIIQYRRKRSRLAAHPVEVLRNKDESDNPGESIKDGSVIQYKRKRRCLAADPVKALWTRDKSDNPGERTNNGSIIQYRRKKSRLDADPVEVLRTKDQSDNPGERRYDSSIVQYRIKSHLAADPVDVLSVREKCSKLDYNLCRDAGHCKLNQRDQSVQEVTGIASYLRSNLWRHPRGKRTSRNVRSHSNRLNSIYTPLLTIYGKESNIHSCKSQKRPEDNDKVKGKAGSSIYTYPHWRSSENDSDRSLSGKKFDKLGSIGAMSNCESAVIDATMFPAGFCRARTLMQPGNLNGKDSMSFADDGEKTHKLEVLSNKSIETSGSESTVTFSSIKGISEAAANCMFYDYHRKPCNKNLPKSSLLKEIMIIGVRESRPDLAWKDLRKRRDMAHVQVLFSQHLDNNIIKQQKKVDLGSFSISTFFLFTSTPNVVWSICFMLNTCCYSFPQQILARLGMSVASCSRDATHFIADKFARTRNMLEAIALGKPVVTHLWLENCGQASCLIDEKNFILRDYKKEKEIGFSMPVSLARASQHPLLKGQRVLITPSIKPDREMITGLVKAVHGQLVERSQISAGNDDLDDLLILACEEDHAICRPFLMRAIYCSELVLNGIVVQKLEYERHKLFTNQVKRKQSAT from the exons ATGATTCACAAGTTCCCAATGGCTGAACTCAGTGGCACTCACACTCAGATTCTTCACTCTCAGTCTCAGTCCCCTTCATCATCAGCATCTG GAAATGAAGATGGTGATGTTAAAGAACTAGTTGGCTACCGGGAATTCCAGGAAACCATGCCTTTGGAAGATACGGTTGTACTTGATAGTCCCTTGGCCGACACCCCGTTGGAGAATCTGGGCTTTGACACAGAGCCTGAAGGTGATGTGGATTGCGTTGTAGAGAACCTGAGTGCTGCTGCAGTAAGTGGGTATAGGGAAGAAGTGGTGCTTGACAGTGAGGATGAAGTAGTACATGGAAGTAAAGGGGCTAATGGCGTAGTGGATGGTAAAGCTGGTAGAAGATTCACGGGGAATGTGCTGGACTTTGAGAAGGGGCAGCTTGGTTCACCTCAGAAGCAATTGGACGACGTGGTGGCAGATTCTGATGACTCTGCTTATGAAAAGA GGAATGAAGTATCTTCTATCGATTTCAGGAGCAGTGGTAGGGTGGGAAGTCCATCTCATTCACCCGATTGTAATCAGAACTTAAGGTTAAACTATGTTGGGTCTCAAGAACCTGGGGAGTCATCTCAAGCAAATGCGCTTGATATTGTGGATCACTTTTTGTCATTGAACAATGTTGACTCCTCTCCAGGAGTTAACCATCGAGCTGTTATTAGGGCAAAATCATCTTCTGTCTCTAGTGCAAAGGGACGTCAAAGTTTGGCTAAGAGACTTCCACTTAAGACCCCAATTGTAAAAGCAGGAACCTTTGAATGGACTGATAGTGACCAGCATAATGGGAGTGAGTTTTTTCATAATAGGAAGGAGTCgtcttttgattttggtggCTACAGGCATCAGGAGGATAGGAATCTTCACAGGGAGGGAGGTAGCAGCTTAGTTCACAAGCATGAAGAGAACAATGAGGTTTCTGATCTCCATAAGGAAATGGTCTCGACTTATAGCAATTCCAGATCTGCATTGTGTAGCTCGAGAGAGGTTAGCAGGGAAGTACAAGTGATTGGAAATATCACCATTAAGGAAGTTGATGATCAGTTCGATCCAAGGTTGACAGGACAGCAATTGGAAGCTGGTGATGTAGGAGGAGATACGTCCAACATGTTTGATATTGGTTTTAGCACTCAAGTGGCTGCTGAAGCTATGGAAGCTCTAGCATGTGGCCCCCCTGCTGGTTTCAACTATGGTGATGCTTTTCAAGGTCCAGAAAACACCCTTGATCATTCTCCCAGGGGTTTAATTAGGAATGAAACCCATTTAGGATGTTCTTCCTTTCCACAGAGTGCTTGGTCTGATAGAGCAGACATAGGAAAACATTCAAAGCAAAGAAAGCGTTCTGCTAAAAGGCTTAACAGAGGAAGCTTTGATAAATTTCAGATTCAGTCTGAAAATAAGGAGTTAGATCCCAAGTTGGCAATAACAACAAAAGTGAAGGTAGGCAAGTCCTCTGTTGAGAGACAGCTGAGTTGTGGAAATTCCACTGAGGCAAATGAGAGTTTAGGGAGAAGATCTGGTAAGTCTAGCAAACAAAGGAATGCAAAGAGATCTTCAGGTGGAACTAAACTTAGAGAGTTGGAGGTTGATAGGGGTACATCTTTCTTGGGTGAACCTATCTTATTTGGCAAAGGACAGCCTCAAGGGAAGTGCATGAAGTTATCTCATGTTGCTCACCGAACCAGGCAGCAGATGTCAGAGGATACATTGGTAAGGACCAAGGGTCAATTAGATAATGCAGGAGAAACAATACGTGGTGGCAAAATAATTCAGTACAGAAGAAAGAGGAGCCGTTTAGCTGCTCATCCAGTTGAAGTTTTGAGGAACAAGGATGAATCAGATAATCCAGGAGAAAGTATAAAGGATGGTAGCGTAATTCAATACAAAAGAAAGAGGAGATGTTTAGCTGCTGATCCAGTTAAGGCTTTGTGGACCAGGGATAAATCAGATAATCCAGGAGAAAGAACAAATAATGGCAGTATAATTCAAtacagaagaaagaaaagccgTTTAGATGCTGATCCAGTTGAAGTGTTAAGGACCAAGGATCAATCAGATAATCCAGGAGAAAGGAGATATGATAGCAGTATAGTTCAATACAGAATAAAGAGCCATTTAGCTGCTGATCCAGTTGATGTTTTGAGTGTCAGAGAAAAATGTTCCAAATTGGATTATAATTTATGTAGGGACGCTGGACACTGCAAATTGAATCAACGAGATCAATCTGTTCAAGAGGTCACTGGCATTGCCAGTTATTTAAGATCAAATCTGTGGAGACATCCTAGAGGTAAAAGGACAAGTCGTAATGTACGAAGCCATTCAAATCGACTGAATAGCATATATACCCCATTGTTAACAATTTATGGAAAAGAAAGCAATATTCATTCTTGCAAAAGTCAGAAAAGGCCAGAAGACAATGACAAAGTGAAGGGGAAGGCAGGGTCCTCAATATATACTTATCCACATTGGCGTTCTTCAGAAAATGATTCTGACAGAAGCTTGTCAGGGAAGAAATTTGATAAGCTCGGCTCAATAGGTGCCATGTCTAACTGTGAATCAGCTGTAATCGATGCAACAATGTTTCCCGCAGGTTTCTGTAGAGCCAGGACCTTGATGCAACCTGGAAATCTAAATGGAAAAGATTCTATGTCATTTGCCGATGATGGAGAAAAGACCCATAAATTGGAAGTATTGTCAAACAAGAGTATTGAAACATCTGGTTCTGAAAGTACGGTGACATTTAGCTCCATCAAGGGCATAAGTGAGGCTGCAGCAAATTGTATGTTTTATGATTATCATAGAAAGCCATGCAACAAAAACCTACCAAAATCATCCTTGTTGAAAGAGATTATGATAATAGGCGTCCGGGAGTCAAGACCCGACCTTGCATGGAAAGACTTGAGAAAACGAAGAGATATGGCACATGTTCAAGTCTTGTTTAGCCAGCATTTGGACAACAATATCATCAAGCAGCAGAAAAAGGTAGATCTTGGAAGCTTTTCCATTAGCACCTTTTTCCTATTCACTAGTACACCAAATGTGGTATGGTCAATTTGTTTCATGTTAAATACTTGCTGCTATTCATTCCCCCAACAGATTCTTGCACGACTGGGCATGTCTGTTGCATCATGTAGCAGGGATGCCACACATTTTATAGCTGACAAATTTGCACGTACAAGGAATATGTTGGAAGCTATTGCTCTAGGAAAACCCGTGGTGACACATTTATGGCTAGAGAATTGCGGACAAGCAAGCTGTCTCattgatgaaaaaaatttcatactGAGAgattataaaaaggaaaaggaaattgGCTTTAGCATGCCTGTTTCATTGGCTCGTGCAAGCCAACATCCACTTCTAAAG GGTCAAAGAGTCCTTATCACCCCCAGTATTAAACCTGATAGAGAAATGATTACTGGTTTGGTCAAGGCAGTTCATGGCCAG CTAGTGGAGAGAAGTCAGATATCTGCGGGAAACGATGACTTAGATGACCTTTTGATTCTTGCCTGTGAAGAAGATCATGCAATCTGTAGGCCCTTCCTTATGAGAG CCATTTACTGTTCAGAGCTTGTACTGAACGGGATAGTCGTTCAGAAGCTGGAATATGAAAG ACACAAGCTCTTCACAAATCAAGTGAAGAGGAAACAATCTGCTACTTGA